A genomic segment from Zygotorulaspora mrakii chromosome 1, complete sequence encodes:
- the MRPL51 gene encoding mitochondrial 54S ribosomal protein mL43 (similar to Saccharomyces cerevisiae MRPL51 (YPR100W); ancestral locus Anc_3.412), protein MVVKAISQNSIARNGVGAFVFPCKKITLQYCNWGGSSQGMRKFLVSKRLDLLGQKFPHIQFEILRKSGHPLLRAQYSNGREKVICVRNLNIDNVENKLKLLKDSSGDVLRRRTKNDNVETLNDSVRGIWSPLHSQMRYKV, encoded by the coding sequence ATGGTAGTGAAAGCTATAAGTCAAAACTCTATCGCACGTAATGGTGTAGGTGCTTTCGTTTTTCCATGCAAAAAGATCACATTGCAGTATTGCAATTGGGGTGGCTCTTCCCAAGGTATGCGTAAATTTTTGGTGTCGAAAAGGCTGGATCTTTTGGGCCAGAAGTTTCCCCATATCCAGTTCGAAATATTGAGAAAGTCTGGGCATCCATTATTGAGGGCTCAGTATTCAAATGGGCGTGAGAAGGTCATTTGCGTGAGGAATTtaaatattgataatgttgaaaataaattgaagCTACTTAAGGATTCAAGTGGTGATGTACTACGCAGAAGGACGAAGAATGATAATGTCGAAACCTTGAACGATAGTGTAAGAGGTATATGGTCACCACTACATTCTCAAATGAGGTACAAAGTCTAG
- the TMH18 gene encoding Tmh18p (similar to Saccharomyces cerevisiae YPR098C; ancestral locus Anc_3.411) — protein sequence MSLFKPASHLLLYSFVFGGTTFYSYVASPIAFKWLDRENFSLLQSKVFPLFFQMQAASPIILGLTAPITLAGGPLAALATASVAGLTNLCWLLPKTRKIKEERKGLQSRLTGEELESFDGPLRKKFGKFHGLSLLFNLTNACSMLVYGVYLCKGLLKHVPK from the exons ATGTCACTTTTTAAACCAGCTTCACATTTACTTTTATACTCCTTCGT ATTTGGAGGCACTACGTTTTATTCATACGTTGCCTCTCCTATCGCATTTAAATGGCTTGATAGGGAGAACTTCTCTCTACTGCAAAGCAAGGTATTCCCGCTTTTCTTTCAGATGCAAGCTGCATCCCCTATCATTTTAGGTCTAACTGCACCGATAACTCTTGCTGGAGGGCCATTGGCCGCTCTAGCCACGGCCTCTGTTGCAGGATTGACAAACTTATGCTGGCTATTACCCAAAACTCGCAAAATCaaggaagaaagaaagGGACTTCAGTCAAGATTGACTGGTGAGGAGCTGGAATCGTTTGATGGCCCCTTACGCAAGAAATTTGGTAAATTCCACGGCTTGAGCTTGCTATTTAACTTGACAAATGCATGTAGCATGCTCGTTTATGGTGTCTACTTATGTAAGGGCCTATTAAAACATGTACCTAAATGA
- the TOM20 gene encoding TOM complex receptor protein TOM20 (similar to Saccharomyces cerevisiae TOM20 (YGR082W); ancestral locus Anc_3.410): MSNTSSTARALTITSVIAAVSLTGYAVYFDYKRRSNPEFRKQLKHKLKKQAEKEKKEKDEAKQIKLELVSQHLSKDLASDPISINPADREKVFTSNVELGERLSMSPGKELESAVKFYKALSVYPNPADLLGIYQRSVPEAVYEYIVMMIAVLPPANISTFLSGSKDKALAQEAELAAMAEVNEIVE; this comes from the coding sequence atgtccAACACAAGTTCCACAGCTCGTGCGTTAACCATTACTAGCGTGATCGCGGCGGTATCGCTAACCGGTTATGCTGTTTACTTTGattacaaaagaagaagcaatCCAGAGTTCAGAAAGCAATTGAAGCATAAGTTAAAGAAACAAGCTGAGAAGGAgaaaaaggagaaagaTGAGGCAAAGCAAATTAAATTGGAGCTGGTTAGTCAACACTTGAGCAAAGATTTGGCCAGCGATCCGATTTCCATAAATCCCGCTGACAGAGAAAAAGTATTTACATCAAATGTTGAGCTTGGTGAGCGTTTATCTATGAGCCCTGGTAAAGAGCTGGAATCGGCAGTCAAATTCTATAAAGCACTAAGCGTCTATCCGAATCCTGCGGATCTGTTGGgaatatatcaaagaagTGTTCCGGAGGCCGTTTATGAATATATCGTTATGATGATTGCAGTTCTACCACCTGcgaatatttcaacatttctAAGTGGTTCAAAGGATAAAGCACTAGCACAGGAGGCTGAGCTGGCTGCAATGGCCGAAGtcaatgaaattgttgaataA